The Bacteroides fragilis NCTC 9343 genome includes the window ATTTCTTGTCATGCCAATAGAATAATTCATATACATCTCCTTTATGGATAAAATTATCCGAATTACGAGGAATATAAGTAAATTTCTTTATCCGGTGGGGAATGCCAAAATCTAATCCGACCCACCCCTCATCAGGAGTCTTATAATCCATATAAGTATAGGGATTGCCATCATATACTTTGTAATAATCATGCGAGCCGTCTTTCTGAAAACAACCCGGAGTTCCGATGATCCGCCCTTTCAACGCCAACGTATCCGAGGTATCTTCAAAGAAAGCCATCTCTGCTATATTGCAATAACTCCCCTTCGGCCCCTTGTACCGAACATAGCGATAAGACTTTTCTTTCTCCGGAAAAATAGTGTTGTTCAAGCGGAAAGGCCATTGTTTTACATAATACAATGTATCTGCAGAGCGAAACTGCGAATCATTACTTCCTTCAAAAACTCCTCCGGGCATACGAAGGATACCTAAGTCGCAGAACAGCGGAAACTTAAAATACAAGGTTATATCTTCTTTTTCACTTTGAGGAGTGAGCAAAGCAATCGTTCCTGACATTTTATCATAGGTAAACGGCTCGGACTGCATCACAAGACGTTTTCCATTCCATGTAGCCAAACAACCAATCACACTACCTTCCGTATCTTGAAAGCGCAATGAGTCTTCTTCAAAAACAGTCCATGCTATAGGTACCCAATCCATCCTTGTGGAAAGGCAAAAATAGACAATATCTCCTTTGTGAACTTCCTTACACAAAATATCAGAAGACACTACCAGATCACGATTCAAGCTGTCGGCATACACAGCCGTGACATCCTGATATAGAGGTTTTCGAAACGCCGGATGCATCATTTTTCCCTGTTGTCTCTTTACATCTTTCCAGTTTAAGCCATACGTATTCCGGTATACCTTTGCCTTAGGATTATACATACTCACAGCCCGTTTCCAATTAGGATCGGGAAATTCCGTAATATGCGTTTTTCCATCTTTATCCAATGTAAAATTCCAGAAATGCGGCACGTTATTATCTCCACGCATCGCCATATAGTCTGTCCCGCAAGGAATACCCAAAGCACGCATTACATACACTACCAAATCGGCGAACTCGCGACAGCTCCCCGCACGCCATGACACTACTGAAGGACCTAAATGAGGACCGGCGGGAAACAGACCGGTAAAATGGGATGGTTCCACAACAAGCGAATCCATCAACACCTTTGCAGCAACCAACGGATCCTGAGCTTGAGGCAACAACCGGATACTATCTAATATTGGATTATAGCGTTTATAAATATCTTCTCTCCAGAATCCAAGTGGTTCATCTCCCAGCCGATAAGGTAGAACAAACTCACAAAAATTATCAAAACTTACATTCTTGCCCCAAGGCTGCTCTCTCCACACCTTAAAAGCCCAATCCACGTTCTGCACCAGTAAAGAAGAATCAATATTGGCAATATCCTCTATCCGTTTTAATTGCGAAACAGAAAACGAATTTTCTTTTAAAGAATCAATCACTTCGTACGGTCCTAATTTTCCTTGCGCGTAAATATCAAAATATTGGTAATAATGCTTCAAAGCATTTCCCTCGTATCCTGCATGAAAAGGCATATTCCTGATTAGAAAGCAAACGGCCTGATACTTCAGGCTGTCATCTTTATAATGATCCAGTACTTTTTGTAGTTCTTCTTTATTGGCGAGCGGAAGAGATAAAACCTCTTCAAGACGTTTCTCTTCTTGAGTTCGACAAGATATGATGCCCCACATCATAATTACCAAGGTTAGCCACATCATCCCACGAACTCCCAGTCTCAACTTCATTATAGTCATACTTTCTACATTGATTTACCTTACAAAGTTTGAGAAAAAATAAGATTAAGGAAGCTAATATCCGGTCAAAAAACAACAAAATCAGACCATTCAGCGATTTACAGTCTATTTTACAAAATAAATAAAAGAAATTCCTCTTTTTTTGATCTGTTTCTTTCCTGTTTTTACCACTTTACAAAGAAAACCTGCCGACCGCCCTCGTTTCGAAATACGGTTTCTTCTCTCCCTCTTGATAAATTCCGAAGCCAAAGTACTGAATTTTGGGGTATATTGTCATAGTGCAATGTTAATTCTGAGGCTACTTGCCTGCCTAAAGAAATCCAACCACGAAATCCATCCTGATAAAACAGTTCATACTGATCCCCTAACCGAATGAAGTTATCATCGTTACGAGGCATATAGACTATTTTTTCAATCTTTTCCGGCTTACCTAAATCAAGTGTAACGAATGCTCCCTTCTCTTTCGTAAGAAAAAAGGTTAATCCATCACCGTCATTCACTTTAAAACGATCAAACCGGTCATCTGCAATAAAAGCATTACTGCCATCGATGACCTTAGCCGCTATTTTCTCTTGATCATCCACTTTTCGGAAAAGCTGTAATTCCGCCAGTTGAAGTGTTTTTTCGGGAGTCGAAGTATAACGTATATACCGGTATCTCTTCCGGGATTGTGGGTAGACTACCTGGTAGCTTACCTTAGGTGTATCCACTATCTGATGCAACAGGCAGGCATCCGAAAAATCCGAATGATTGGCTCCCTCTATCTTATCCCCCACTACAGCGCTGAGATAATCTTTCAGATATTGTCGCAATAAGAATTTACGGCTCAAATCCATACTTCCTTTCACAGCGCAATCGGGTTTATGATACTTCACCTCTCCCTTTTCGTCTACAAGGAAAGGGTATCCGGCTGCCACCCACTTCATCCCGTTATCATATAGCGGTTGAAACAAAATTCCGGGTTCTACATTCATAAAGGTTGCTTTATTTCCTTTCTGCACAGTTATATCTATGGGCATACATCCTTCCAATGTAAACACACCCAGGCAGATATACTTTTTATCAACCTGAGGATCAATTTCTATTGTAACCTGATTTGCCGGGAAATAGTCACTTGTAACATCTTTTAAATATGGATCTTTCAGCGGAAACGGAACAGACCGATCGCGGCGGATACCTGATACTTTCTCCTGCTGTGCTCCAAAACACCGCCTGTATACCTTCCCTTTTTCTCGTTTATCACTTCCGCCCCGCTCCACTTTAGTCTGAATAAACCAGAAAGGAACATAGCCACCGGTTGTATCCCTCAATACATTCCAGACATGACCGGCTCCCTTACCGGGTCCATAATGATAAATATCCGTTGCAGCGGGAATACCAAGCGCACGTAACACATAGACCGTAAAATCACAAGACGCCTCACAGCTTCCAACCCTGTTAGCTAGCAAAAAACCTGCACCTAAATGGGGTAAGTCCAGCTCAACACTATACCTGAAGTCTTTTTCCTGACGCAAATAAGCCCCTAAACGATCGGTGGCTTCTACCACATCTGTCCCTTGATAGAGCGAATCCAATATAGATTCATAACGCTCCCTATACCAACCACGCCATTCCTCCAAGGGTTCATCACCAATCCGATATGGCAAAATCAATTCACAGAAATCATCAAATGGCAAATATTTATTCCAGGATCTTTTTTCAAAAACTTCAAAGGCTTGATCTATGTGATGAATCAAGAACTCAGCTTTAATCACTTTAGCATCATAAACTTTCTTTAAAGTCCGAAAAGAAAAATGTTCCCATTTTTTGCGATCTTTTTTATTCACCCATCCATCCGTATGTTCTGTGGCTGCATGAATTGCTTTTAACGTATCCAATTGCCATCCTTCATAACTAAAATAGCGGGGCATATTTTCAATCAAAAAGCGTGCGGCATCCTGTTTCAGTCCGCTATCATTATAGTGTTCCAAAACTTTTTCAAGCTCTCCCCTATTCTCCCCGGCAAACTCCAACGCATATTCCAATCGTTTATTTCCTGTACAAGAACAGCACAAGCTGCCGACTAACAGCACCCATAATAGGTAAATCTTTATCATTCTTTTTTTCTACATTTTAGTTCTTACATGAACAAATCCTCAACACAACCGAAATTAACAACAATACACTATCATATTTCATTTCTAATCTTTTTTATTCCCTACCACCTTTAATGCATAATTTTCTTGTAAAGTATTCAACTGAACCACAACAGCAACCTCAAAATATCCATTCTTACTAGATGTGTCTACAATCATATATATAAGATGACTCTCCTGTTCTAAGATTACAAGATCGATATATTTTATTTACTTTTATATCATGAGAACTAACATTGGTAAATTTAAAAGAACATTTCAGTAATGTATCATTCATAATAGTACCAACATCAACTCTCCTTTTATTAAAAATAACCTCATCTTTACTTTTCCGACTAAAACAGATATAGGTATTCATAAATAGAAAAGTGATAAGAACATAAAAAAATGTCATTCTATTCGGAATTTATAAAAAACAAAACGTATATCATTCTCTGTTTCTAAAGGTAATTTACGTACTCCATAGTACCAACCATTATTGTATCCAAGAAACATAAAGTAATTGGGTACATCTATATCAGCCAGCATGTTTGAGTTTTGATACAACTGTAGCCCTGTCTTTCTCATAACTCTCTCTTTCACATATGTTCGAATCAACATATTAGTTTCAGGTACATAATCTAATCCAGCACTTGAACCAACAGTTTTATAATCTTTCATGAATGTCTTCCCCTCATCCAGTTCTGTTGTTTGCGTATAATTACGATCAATATCTCGACCTTCAAACCCCATAGTGTAAATAAGTTCATCCGGATACAAATAAACATAAATCAATGAATCTACATAATGATTTACATATACAGTATCTCCTCTCATTGCAAAACGAAAAGATTCAAAATTCGGAATAGGTTTTTCATGATAAATTTCGGGCATTTTTCCCGTGATACGTTCAACTATCATAGTATTTACGTTCAATTCCCCAAAAATATGCAACTTATCATAACGATCTGATTCTATCTCTTTCTCCGAAACGAAACGATCTATTAGGTTTACAGGAAAAATTATAATAGAGTCATTTAGATAGTAGAAATCAACTCCATAGTCAGTTAAATACATCATATTATAAGCTCGCGGGGAGTCATAATCTTTACATACTCCATTCCAACCGAAATTAATTCGACCATGATGAAATAATTCATAATCCTGTTGTTTAAAAGAATGAAGCATAATTGAATTATCAACAATTAAACACTGACCCTTTTTATTACGAATAGGATAAGCAAACATAAATTCATTTAATTCTCCAGGACCATTGCCTTTTCTAAAATGTTCAGCAACAGAATCACCAGAATTAGCTTTATAATCATAAAATTTAGAATAATATGTATCAGCAAATGTAATGATAGAGTCAACTAAATAAAAATTCCCCCAACCACTGGTATAACTGGCATCAACAACTACCGAATCCAAATATATTTTCTTATTTAATAGCCGCTCTCCAGAATGAGGAACATTCTTCGCTTGACGACTACATGCAAACAAAGAACAAAGAAGCAACAAGAATGCTATTTTTTTCATAATATAAACCAATAACTTCATTTTAAAGGCTGAGATTCATATATAATAACAATATATGAATCTTAGTTTATTATTAATCGACTTGTTTAACGACAATTTCTATCATGATTAGAACAAAGGTTAGTTCCACTCCACAATAAGCCAGGTCTCCAAGAGGAGCAAATATATCTGCCCTCTGAAGCCTTACAATAGTATTTAACTGTTTCCCTCTCCTCACTCATATTAGCCAAAGCCTCTACATTAGCTAAAGCCAAATCAGATAAAGTGGAACTCTGATAAACATTATATCCCGTAAACGCAATAACAGCTACAGCTAATAACGCTGCATAAAATTTCTTTTTCATTTTAGCATCATTAAATTTCTTTAAAGTCCGAAAAAAATATTCCTATCCGGCAAACTCCAACGCATATTCCAATCGTTTATTTCCTGTACAAGAACAGCACAAGCTACCGACTAACAGCACCCATAATAGGTAAATCTTTATCATTCTTTTTTTCTTTTCCGCTACTCCTGTCATATACTACCCTTAATCATAAAAAGCCGGCTTTCGGTGAATTGCAGCAAGTTTATCAACTACTCCTAGAAATAAACCATTGAACAAAATCGCCCCCCATGGTTATTTGTCCACTGCGCCTCAACCGTCAGCCGGCAATCTCTTAACTTTTATTTAGCATCTCCTTTTATTTTCAATTGCAAAGGTGAAACAGGCGAGTTACAGTAGACAGTAATCGTCTTGTTAAAATGCTCCGGATATTCAGCCTTATAAACGACAGTAATATCTACCGTCTTTCCGGACTGAACCGGTTCTCTCGAATACTCCACTGTAGTACATCTGCACGAAGTATTGACATCATCAATCACAAGCAACTCTTTTCCCGTATTCTCAACGGTAAAAATACATTTCTGTTCTTTTTTCCAATCAAACATACCCAAGTCCATAGACAGAGCCTCTATCTTCACCTCTGTTTGAGGACGTTTTTCATCTGGAAGAGAAGTGCCACCGGAAATTATATTCAAAAATAAATCTCTGATATTCGGGTTATGAATGGGGTTACCTACTGCTACAACCTTATTCTCCTTATTCAGTAAAAAAGTCTGGAATCTTACATCGTCAGGAAAATGATTTAACTTATTAAAAGAATCGAGTGTGTCAACACAAACCGGATAGGTAAATTTATCCATTCTCATTGTATGATATATGTCTCTTCCATTCTTGGGAAAGAAAAAAAACAAAAACTGTACACGCTCAGACTGAGTAGAATCCACATAATGGATTAACTCTTTCCATTTAGACAAGTGTAATTTACAACTGGTGCAACCGGCAGAATCAACATAGGCGACAATCTTATATTCGGTATCTTTTATACGAAAATCAACATTCTCTTTACCCTGAATACTAAAATACATTTTATTCGGGAAAACAATTTCCTTATTCATCCATTCCCTCAAAACAGATTCCGCATGTTTTTTATTCTCATCTTTACAAGAAAACAAAAAAGAAAAAGCTAATAACACATATAAGTATTTCATAAATATCTACTAATTTATATCTAAATCAAGGAAATAAAAAGACTGCCCATTATTTGAGTTAATACCACAAAAAAGATTTCTATCCGGATCTATAAAAAAGAAAAAAATCTTTTCATCCAATCGATAACGCGCTATTGGTCTACCTTCCCAATCTACTATAACCAAACTGGATTGCTCACCCTCCGGACATAGCAAATAAATGTATTTATCAGTAACAAAACAATCTCTAATAAACGTTGTCCAACGTTTAGGATCTGCATCCACAACATATTTATTAGATGCATAATCAAGACATACATCGTGCAATAATCGGGCACTCAAATCATAAATCCGAAAACGGCGAGTCCTCACATAATTAACTAAGATGCGACTTCCGTCCGGTTTTGGCCATACTTCGTGCGCATAGGCAAACTTAAAGTCAAATATCGTTTTAAATCTTACCTCAGTACGCTCCGGATAATGCCCTTTAGGATATAAGATATTATTCTCAGCATCAAGCATATAGAACTCATTTAACCTAATATCATTATAAGAAGGATCCGTATATGCATGAGCTGTATACATTTTATCATTCAATTTCTTAATTTTAGATAATCGAATCTTATTGCTATTATAAAGGAAATGAGTTGTCGTTTTCTGCAACAAATCCTTATCTGTTAAATGATATAAATATAACGAATCATCTTTTACCAAGTAAAAGCCTTCATTGCATTCGGCTAATATCTGTTTATATTCTGACAAACTACCGGTATAGCTCAAAAATTTCATTTCCGGATAAGCAAACACAGCATAAATAGAATCTGTAGTTGACGTACGAACCAATACCCGCTTATCGCCATCCCACACCATACACCGTGCATTTACCTGCATAGGATCCATTTCTACTTTAGAAAGCATAACAGTAGTATCTTTCAAGAGAAAAGACGAAT containing:
- a CDS encoding transglutaminase domain-containing protein codes for the protein MKLRLGVRGMMWLTLVIMMWGIISCRTQEEKRLEEVLSLPLANKEELQKVLDHYKDDSLKYQAVCFLIRNMPFHAGYEGNALKHYYQYFDIYAQGKLGPYEVIDSLKENSFSVSQLKRIEDIANIDSSLLVQNVDWAFKVWREQPWGKNVSFDNFCEFVLPYRLGDEPLGFWREDIYKRYNPILDSIRLLPQAQDPLVAAKVLMDSLVVEPSHFTGLFPAGPHLGPSVVSWRAGSCREFADLVVYVMRALGIPCGTDYMAMRGDNNVPHFWNFTLDKDGKTHITEFPDPNWKRAVSMYNPKAKVYRNTYGLNWKDVKRQQGKMMHPAFRKPLYQDVTAVYADSLNRDLVVSSDILCKEVHKGDIVYFCLSTRMDWVPIAWTVFEEDSLRFQDTEGSVIGCLATWNGKRLVMQSEPFTYDKMSGTIALLTPQSEKEDITLYFKFPLFCDLGILRMPGGVFEGSNDSQFRSADTLYYVKQWPFRLNNTIFPEKEKSYRYVRYKGPKGSYCNIAEMAFFEDTSDTLALKGRIIGTPGCFQKDGSHDYYKVYDGNPYTYMDYKTPDEGWVGLDFGIPHRIKKFTYIPRNSDNFIHKGDVYELFYWHDKKWNSLGRQVAKADSLNYVIPKGVALFLKNHTEGKDERIFKKTDGRQQFW
- a CDS encoding transglutaminase-like domain-containing protein; this translates as MIKIYLLWVLLVGSLCCSCTGNKRLEYALEFAGENRGELEKVLEHYNDSGLKQDAARFLIENMPRYFSYEGWQLDTLKAIHAATEHTDGWVNKKDRKKWEHFSFRTLKKVYDAKVIKAEFLIHHIDQAFEVFEKRSWNKYLPFDDFCELILPYRIGDEPLEEWRGWYRERYESILDSLYQGTDVVEATDRLGAYLRQEKDFRYSVELDLPHLGAGFLLANRVGSCEASCDFTVYVLRALGIPAATDIYHYGPGKGAGHVWNVLRDTTGGYVPFWFIQTKVERGGSDKREKGKVYRRCFGAQQEKVSGIRRDRSVPFPLKDPYLKDVTSDYFPANQVTIEIDPQVDKKYICLGVFTLEGCMPIDITVQKGNKATFMNVEPGILFQPLYDNGMKWVAAGYPFLVDEKGEVKYHKPDCAVKGSMDLSRKFLLRQYLKDYLSAVVGDKIEGANHSDFSDACLLHQIVDTPKVSYQVVYPQSRKRYRYIRYTSTPEKTLQLAELQLFRKVDDQEKIAAKVIDGSNAFIADDRFDRFKVNDGDGLTFFLTKEKGAFVTLDLGKPEKIEKIVYMPRNDDNFIRLGDQYELFYQDGFRGWISLGRQVASELTLHYDNIPQNSVLWLRNLSRGREETVFRNEGGRQVFFVKW
- a CDS encoding NVEALA domain-containing protein, producing MKKKFYAALLAVAVIAFTGYNVYQSSTLSDLALANVEALANMSEERETVKYYCKASEGRYICSSWRPGLLWSGTNLCSNHDRNCR
- a CDS encoding DUF1573 domain-containing protein, translating into MKYLYVLLAFSFLFSCKDENKKHAESVLREWMNKEIVFPNKMYFSIQGKENVDFRIKDTEYKIVAYVDSAGCTSCKLHLSKWKELIHYVDSTQSERVQFLFFFFPKNGRDIYHTMRMDKFTYPVCVDTLDSFNKLNHFPDDVRFQTFLLNKENKVVAVGNPIHNPNIRDLFLNIISGGTSLPDEKRPQTEVKIEALSMDLGMFDWKKEQKCIFTVENTGKELLVIDDVNTSCRCTTVEYSREPVQSGKTVDITVVYKAEYPEHFNKTITVYCNSPVSPLQLKIKGDAK